A single genomic interval of Pyruvatibacter sp. HU-CL02332 harbors:
- the ubiE gene encoding bifunctional demethylmenaquinone methyltransferase/2-methoxy-6-polyprenyl-1,4-benzoquinol methylase UbiE: MSDAPTKNDAADATAAAPSNATHFGFRDVDPTEKQGLVNGVFRNVAGRYDLMNDLMSVGVHRLWKDGMVSWLAPRKTGAAYETLDMAGGTGDIASRIAHRSNGHAKVLVADINDAMLGEGKVRAQTDPMGDRLSFACMNAENLPLEANRFDAYTIAFGIRNVPDLDAALSEAFRVLKPGGRFMCLEFSHVVVPLLDEFYETWSFEAIPRIGQIVTGDRDSYQYLVESIRKFPQQKAFEDRIRKAGFSRVTHRNLTGGIAAIHSGYKI; this comes from the coding sequence ATGAGTGATGCACCAACCAAGAATGATGCCGCCGATGCAACTGCTGCGGCTCCCAGCAACGCAACCCATTTCGGGTTTCGTGATGTGGACCCGACTGAAAAGCAGGGCCTGGTCAATGGCGTTTTCCGCAACGTGGCTGGCCGCTATGACCTGATGAACGACCTGATGTCGGTGGGCGTTCACCGGCTCTGGAAAGACGGCATGGTCTCATGGCTCGCGCCACGCAAAACAGGCGCGGCCTACGAGACACTGGATATGGCAGGCGGCACAGGCGACATCGCCTCGCGCATTGCTCACCGCTCAAACGGACACGCCAAGGTGCTGGTGGCTGACATCAATGATGCCATGCTGGGTGAAGGCAAGGTGCGGGCGCAGACGGACCCGATGGGCGACCGGCTGTCTTTTGCATGCATGAATGCTGAAAATCTGCCGCTCGAAGCCAATCGGTTCGACGCCTACACAATTGCCTTTGGCATACGCAACGTGCCGGACTTAGACGCGGCACTGAGTGAAGCGTTCCGTGTACTGAAACCCGGCGGCCGTTTCATGTGCCTTGAATTCAGCCATGTGGTCGTGCCGCTACTCGATGAGTTTTATGAGACGTGGTCCTTCGAGGCGATCCCCCGCATCGGGCAGATCGTGACCGGTGACCGGGACTCCTACCAATATCTGGTGGAGAGCATTCGCAAGTTCCCGCAGCAAAAAGCGTTTGAAGACCGTATCCGCAAGGCCGGTTTTTCACGTGTCACCCATCGCAACCTGACCGGTGGCATTGCGGCCATCCATTCCGGCTACAAGATCTAG
- a CDS encoding flavodoxin family protein: protein MLNDQQTKWCEESTTDFSDLSALFLNCTLKKSPELSHTKGLIDIARAIMDKNGMKTEELRPVDYDLAFGVYPDMTTQGWDKDDWPQILEKVMAADILVVTTPIWLGEKSSVCTQAIERLYSASGQLNEAGQYAYYGRVGGCLVTGNEDGAKHCSMNILYSLQHLGYTIPPQADAGWLGEAGPGPSYLDEGSGGPTNDFTNRNTTFMTWNLMHMARMLKDAGGIPAHGNQRSAWDAGCKPDFPNPEYR from the coding sequence ATGCTCAACGACCAACAGACAAAATGGTGCGAGGAAAGCACGACCGATTTTTCCGATCTCTCTGCGCTCTTTCTCAATTGCACGCTGAAGAAGTCACCGGAGCTGTCGCACACCAAGGGTCTGATCGATATTGCGCGGGCGATCATGGACAAGAACGGTATGAAGACCGAGGAACTGCGCCCGGTGGATTATGATCTGGCCTTCGGCGTCTATCCCGACATGACAACGCAGGGCTGGGACAAGGACGACTGGCCGCAGATCCTAGAAAAAGTCATGGCAGCCGACATTCTTGTCGTGACCACGCCGATTTGGCTGGGTGAAAAGTCATCTGTCTGCACGCAGGCGATCGAACGGCTTTATTCTGCTTCTGGCCAGCTGAATGAGGCCGGGCAATATGCCTATTATGGCCGCGTCGGCGGGTGCCTTGTGACCGGCAATGAAGACGGCGCCAAGCATTGCTCCATGAACATTCTCTATTCGCTGCAGCATCTGGGCTACACGATCCCGCCACAGGCGGATGCGGGCTGGCTGGGTGAAGCGGGACCCGGACCGTCCTATCTGGACGAAGGGTCAGGTGGGCCGACCAACGATTTCACCAACCGCAACACCACGTTCATGACATGGAACCTGATGCATATGGCGCGGATGCTGAAAGACGCAGGCGGCATTCCAGCCCATGGCAATCAGCGCTCAGCATGGGACGCAGGCTGCAAGCCTGATTTCCCCAATCCTGAATATCGCTAA
- a CDS encoding sodium:proton antiporter has product MESLGFVAVAVGVVLFALVSRRLESSAVTPPMVFAVFGLAIGGAGLGWLNVGDDMESGHGFVHGLAEITLILVLFSDAARIDLRALKADHNLPVRMLVIGMPLAIIAGTAVALLLPLGLSLWEAALLATLMAPTDAALGQAVVSNPKVPARIRQALNVESGLNDGIALPLVFLFACLAGAAHSVDDINWATFAGAQLGFGPLAGIVIGGAGAWALDNAALRGWISETYEGLAMLAIAFLSFAGAELVGGNGFIAAFVAGLVFGNFLRDRCRFVFEFAEAEGQLLVLLVFMVFGAALLPEAIGVLNSHGWVAVGFAVLALTVVRMVPVAIALAGTRLRWQSVLFLGWFGPRGLASILFALFILEQVTMGLGHMILSITVMTVAISIFAHGVTAAPLARLYGDYIAREKSREEMMPVSEMPTRAQAAPQRPSTHMPSAD; this is encoded by the coding sequence ATGGAATCTCTTGGATTCGTAGCGGTCGCCGTTGGCGTGGTGCTTTTTGCGCTTGTGTCCAGACGGCTGGAATCCAGCGCTGTTACGCCACCCATGGTGTTTGCCGTTTTCGGGCTGGCGATTGGCGGTGCCGGACTTGGCTGGCTCAATGTGGGTGACGACATGGAAAGCGGCCATGGTTTTGTGCACGGGCTCGCCGAGATCACCCTTATTCTGGTGCTTTTCTCAGATGCTGCGCGCATCGACCTTCGCGCCTTGAAGGCGGACCACAATCTGCCGGTGCGGATGCTGGTCATCGGCATGCCGCTCGCGATCATTGCCGGAACAGCCGTCGCGTTGCTGCTGCCACTCGGCCTGAGCCTTTGGGAAGCCGCTCTGCTTGCCACCCTGATGGCCCCGACCGATGCCGCCCTTGGGCAGGCCGTCGTTTCCAACCCCAAGGTGCCGGCACGCATCCGCCAGGCCCTAAATGTGGAAAGCGGCCTCAATGACGGGATTGCGCTGCCACTGGTGTTTTTGTTTGCTTGCCTCGCAGGCGCTGCCCATTCGGTTGATGACATCAACTGGGCGACCTTTGCCGGAGCCCAGCTCGGCTTTGGCCCGCTGGCAGGCATCGTTATTGGCGGGGCGGGGGCCTGGGCGCTCGACAATGCGGCGCTCAGGGGCTGGATTTCAGAGACCTATGAAGGTCTGGCCATGCTTGCCATTGCCTTTTTGAGTTTCGCTGGCGCGGAACTTGTCGGTGGTAACGGCTTTATCGCCGCCTTTGTGGCCGGGCTTGTGTTCGGCAATTTCCTGCGCGACCGGTGCCGGTTTGTCTTCGAGTTTGCCGAAGCCGAGGGCCAATTGCTGGTGTTGCTCGTCTTTATGGTCTTTGGCGCGGCCCTGCTGCCGGAGGCTATTGGTGTTCTCAATTCCCACGGGTGGGTCGCGGTCGGCTTTGCCGTCCTTGCACTCACAGTGGTGCGCATGGTGCCGGTGGCTATCGCACTCGCGGGCACGAGACTGCGCTGGCAGAGCGTTTTGTTCTTGGGATGGTTCGGCCCGCGCGGGCTGGCCTCAATCCTGTTTGCGCTTTTCATCCTGGAACAGGTGACCATGGGGCTTGGTCATATGATCCTGTCGATCACGGTCATGACGGTTGCAATCAGCATCTTCGCCCACGGCGTTACCGCTGCCCCACTTGCACGACTTTATGGGGACTACATCGCCCGTGAAAAAAGTCGCGAGGAGATGATGCCGGTCAGCGAAATGCCCACGCGCGCGCAGGCCGCGCCTCAAAGGCCCAGCACACACATGCCATCCGCAGATTAA
- a CDS encoding enoyl-CoA hydratase — translation MAYDTIKTEKRGAVALITLNRPDALNALNSQLVDELIDAVQGFDGDDAIGCMVITGSEKAFAAGADIKEMQPKTYMDVYKEDLFEKANRIAEARKPVVAAVSGYALGGGCELAMLCDFILASDTAKFGQPEISLGVMPGIGGSQRLTRFVGKSKSMEMCLTGRMMDAEEAERAGLVSRVVPAADLVEEAVKTAEKIAGMSRPVTALTKEAVNRSYETTLAEGIRFERRLFHSLFALEDQKEGMAAFIDKRKPSFKHK, via the coding sequence ATGGCCTACGACACCATCAAGACCGAAAAGCGCGGCGCTGTTGCGCTCATCACGCTCAACCGCCCCGACGCGTTGAACGCTTTGAACTCGCAGCTGGTGGATGAACTGATTGATGCGGTTCAGGGCTTTGACGGTGACGACGCAATCGGCTGCATGGTCATCACCGGATCAGAAAAGGCATTCGCCGCTGGCGCTGACATCAAGGAGATGCAGCCCAAGACCTATATGGATGTCTACAAGGAAGACCTGTTTGAAAAAGCCAACCGCATAGCAGAAGCACGCAAGCCTGTTGTGGCGGCTGTGTCCGGCTATGCGCTTGGCGGTGGCTGTGAACTGGCCATGCTGTGTGATTTCATTCTGGCATCTGACACAGCCAAGTTCGGTCAGCCGGAAATTTCGCTCGGCGTGATGCCGGGCATCGGTGGGTCGCAGCGCCTCACGCGTTTTGTGGGCAAGTCCAAGTCCATGGAAATGTGCCTGACCGGCCGCATGATGGATGCAGAAGAAGCAGAGCGCGCAGGCCTTGTCAGCCGCGTTGTTCCCGCAGCAGACCTTGTGGAAGAAGCAGTCAAGACAGCTGAAAAGATCGCGGGCATGTCACGGCCGGTGACAGCTCTCACCAAGGAAGCGGTCAACCGCTCCTATGAGACCACTCTGGCAGAAGGCATCCGCTTTGAGCGGCGCTTGTTCCACTCGCTCTTCGCGCTGGAAGACCAGAAGGAGGGCATGGCTGCCTTCATCGACAAGCGCAAACCCTCCTTCAAGCACAAATAG
- the mutM gene encoding bifunctional DNA-formamidopyrimidine glycosylase/DNA-(apurinic or apyrimidinic site) lyase has protein sequence MPELPEVETVRRGLAPAMEGQRFEHVEAKRPDLRFPLPNDFAGRLTGTRLETLNRRGKYLVGRLDDGALLIMHLGMSGRFVVEMPGDDQNRPGSFHLDTGANAHAMHEHIVFRMEGGGVVRYSDPRRFGFMTIEETGNEAQNSFLQQLGPEPLEKGFNSNVLAAGLAGRKSPIKSALLDQAVVAGLGNIYVCEALFRSGISPKRIAASLVKQSGEPTDRLKKLSTTIRQVLREAIEAGGSSLRDHAQADGSLGYFQHTFKVYDREGSPCVTRGCDKDIRRIVQSGRSTFYCGQCQR, from the coding sequence ATGCCTGAATTGCCCGAAGTAGAGACTGTCCGCCGGGGCCTGGCGCCCGCCATGGAGGGGCAGCGGTTTGAGCATGTGGAGGCGAAGCGGCCTGATCTGCGCTTTCCCCTGCCGAATGACTTTGCAGGCCGCCTGACCGGCACCCGCCTTGAGACGCTAAATCGCCGCGGTAAATATCTCGTTGGCCGTCTGGACGATGGTGCGCTCCTCATCATGCATCTGGGCATGTCCGGCCGCTTTGTGGTGGAAATGCCCGGCGATGACCAAAACCGTCCCGGTTCGTTTCACCTCGACACCGGGGCAAACGCCCATGCCATGCACGAGCACATCGTGTTCCGCATGGAGGGCGGTGGTGTCGTCCGCTATTCAGACCCGCGCCGTTTCGGCTTCATGACCATCGAGGAAACCGGCAACGAAGCGCAAAACAGCTTCCTGCAGCAACTGGGTCCCGAGCCGCTGGAGAAGGGCTTCAATTCAAATGTGCTGGCCGCGGGTCTTGCAGGCCGCAAGTCGCCCATCAAATCGGCGCTCCTGGATCAGGCGGTGGTGGCAGGCCTGGGCAATATATATGTGTGCGAAGCGTTGTTCCGCTCTGGCATCTCCCCCAAGCGCATTGCGGCTTCGCTTGTGAAACAGTCCGGCGAGCCAACAGATCGCCTGAAGAAGCTCTCGACCACCATTCGCCAGGTCCTGCGTGAAGCCATTGAAGCCGGCGGCAGTTCTCTGCGCGATCATGCCCAGGCGGATGGCTCGCTTGGTTATTTCCAGCACACCTTCAAAGTATATGACCGCGAAGGCAGCCCCTGCGTCACACGGGGGTGCGACAAGGACATTCGCCGGATTGTTCAATCTGGACGCTCGACATTCTATTGCGGGCAATGTCAAAGATAG
- the dut gene encoding dUTP diphosphatase, which translates to MSSIDVKVMQLPHGQGLDLPAYETDQAAGMDLRAALAEGEEVTLAPGARAMVPTGLAIALPAGFEAQVRPRSGLAAKQGVTVLNSPGTVDADYRGEVKVILINHGNEPVVIDRGMRIAQMLFAPVTRGVFAAVDTLDETERGAGGFGSTGTDTTRKAG; encoded by the coding sequence ATGAGTTCGATTGACGTCAAGGTCATGCAACTGCCGCACGGGCAGGGACTTGATCTGCCGGCCTATGAAACCGATCAGGCCGCGGGCATGGATCTGCGGGCCGCCCTGGCTGAAGGCGAAGAGGTGACACTGGCACCCGGCGCCCGCGCCATGGTGCCAACAGGTCTTGCCATTGCTCTGCCCGCAGGCTTTGAGGCGCAGGTGCGTCCGCGCTCCGGCCTGGCCGCCAAGCAGGGCGTCACCGTGCTGAATAGTCCGGGTACGGTGGATGCGGACTATCGCGGCGAAGTGAAAGTCATCCTGATCAATCACGGCAACGAACCTGTTGTCATCGACCGTGGCATGCGCATTGCGCAGATGCTGTTCGCGCCGGTGACGCGCGGTGTTTTTGCCGCCGTTGATACACTGGATGAAACCGAACGCGGCGCGGGCGGGTTTGGATCTACGGGAACGGACACAACGAGAAAGGCCGGGTAA
- the coaBC gene encoding bifunctional phosphopantothenoylcysteine decarboxylase/phosphopantothenate--cysteine ligase CoaBC, whose protein sequence is MLDGKRILLIIGGGIAAYKSLELARLIRRRGGEVRAILTKAGQEFVTPLSVGGLTHDKVYTDLFDLTAEADMGHIQLSRDADLLVVCPATADLMAKIAHGRADDMASTALLATDKPVMIVPAMNVRMWEHAATQRNLAQLIADGVSVVGPTEGSMACGEFGPGRLVEPDEIVEAIEAKLGGTQLLAGRKAIVTAGPTHEPIDPVRYIANRSSGKQGYAIAEALALLGADTHLVSGPTALGDPRGVKITRVETAREMLAATEAALPADIAICAAAVADWRADTSTNSKLKKDGSGAVPPLSLVENPDILATLSAAGPKRPQLVVGFAAETDDVIDHATAKRVRKGCDWIVANDVSPGTGIMGGDNNTVHIITDGAAEHWDPMPKAQVATKLAERVALALTS, encoded by the coding sequence GTGCTCGACGGCAAACGCATACTTCTGATCATCGGTGGCGGTATCGCTGCCTACAAGTCGCTTGAGCTGGCACGGTTAATCCGTCGCCGGGGCGGCGAAGTGCGAGCGATCCTGACCAAGGCGGGCCAGGAATTTGTCACGCCGCTGTCCGTTGGCGGGCTCACGCATGACAAGGTCTACACGGATCTGTTCGACCTGACGGCTGAAGCCGACATGGGCCACATCCAGCTGTCGCGCGATGCTGATCTTCTGGTCGTGTGCCCGGCCACTGCGGACCTCATGGCCAAGATTGCCCATGGCCGCGCCGACGACATGGCCTCGACTGCTCTTCTGGCGACGGACAAGCCGGTGATGATTGTGCCCGCCATGAATGTGCGCATGTGGGAACACGCTGCCACGCAGCGGAACCTCGCGCAGCTTATTGCTGACGGCGTCAGTGTTGTTGGCCCCACCGAAGGCTCCATGGCTTGCGGTGAATTCGGGCCCGGGCGCCTCGTCGAGCCGGACGAGATTGTTGAAGCCATTGAAGCGAAGCTGGGCGGCACGCAATTGCTGGCCGGGCGCAAGGCGATAGTCACCGCCGGGCCAACCCATGAACCGATTGACCCTGTGCGCTACATCGCCAACCGGTCATCGGGTAAGCAGGGCTACGCCATCGCTGAAGCTCTGGCGCTGCTTGGTGCAGACACGCATCTTGTCTCCGGACCAACCGCGCTTGGCGACCCGCGCGGCGTCAAGATCACGCGCGTGGAAACAGCACGCGAAATGCTGGCCGCTACCGAGGCCGCCCTGCCCGCTGACATTGCGATTTGTGCCGCCGCCGTTGCTGACTGGCGGGCGGACACATCCACCAATTCCAAACTCAAGAAAGATGGCTCCGGTGCTGTGCCGCCGCTGTCGCTGGTGGAAAACCCGGACATTCTGGCGACACTGTCTGCTGCTGGTCCCAAGCGTCCGCAACTGGTCGTGGGATTTGCCGCTGAAACCGATGACGTGATTGACCACGCCACTGCCAAGCGCGTGCGCAAAGGCTGCGACTGGATTGTGGCCAACGACGTGTCGCCGGGTACCGGCATCATGGGCGGTGACAACAACACGGTTCACATCATTACCGACGGTGCCGCAGAGCACTGGGACCCGATGCCCAAGGCACAGGTCGCAACGAAACTTGCCGAGCGCGTGGCGCTGGCTCTGACTTCCTGA
- a CDS encoding Rrf2 family transcriptional regulator codes for MLRLSKKTLLALEAVVDVAYNARPDPVQSKEITKRQGIPQRYLEQVMQQLVREGVLKGVRGPRGGYRLARERRRITVGEIVRVVGAMEAADDARDEAKAAARETRGSLNGTGEAMTAPAEENTNGGSPLGEQVVRPMWDSFQADMMDKLNAITIDDLCREAETKDIKPASQAGMDFTI; via the coding sequence ATGTTGCGGCTATCGAAAAAGACATTGCTGGCGCTGGAGGCCGTTGTGGACGTTGCGTACAACGCGCGGCCTGACCCGGTGCAGTCAAAAGAGATCACCAAGCGGCAGGGCATTCCCCAGCGCTATCTTGAGCAGGTGATGCAGCAGCTTGTGCGTGAAGGCGTGCTCAAGGGTGTACGCGGTCCGCGTGGCGGCTACCGGCTGGCGCGGGAGCGGCGACGCATCACTGTTGGCGAAATCGTCCGCGTGGTTGGCGCCATGGAAGCCGCCGACGATGCGCGCGACGAGGCAAAGGCAGCCGCGCGCGAGACACGCGGATCCCTGAACGGTACAGGCGAGGCCATGACTGCGCCTGCTGAAGAGAACACCAATGGCGGTTCACCTTTGGGCGAGCAGGTGGTCCGTCCCATGTGGGATTCGTTTCAGGCCGATATGATGGATAAGCTCAACGCCATCACCATTGATGACCTGTGCCGAGAGGCAGAGACCAAAGACATCAAGCCTGCATCACAAGCAGGCATGGATTTCACAATCTAG
- the ubiB gene encoding 2-polyprenylphenol 6-hydroxylase, which translates to MIRHVRNFGRLVRTAWVLSRYDALFALDAGEPPAPVKAARSIAKLRQKFGSSSAKGSEGDRLAAALTELGPSYIKLGQFLATRPDVIDPALARDLAKLQDRLPPFETATARQIIADEFDTPADTIFQNMGDAVAAASIAQVHKATVPAADGGTQPVAVKVLRPDVEKRFAADLEAFFWAARLIDRMVPSARRLKPVDVVQTLADSVALEMDLRLEAAAMSEMEERTRGDAGFRTPSIDWERTSKRVMTLEWIDGIPIADIKALEAAGLDLKEVAANVINSFLTHAVREGYFHADMHPGNLFVEADGTPAGTLVAVDYGIMGRLSAKESRFLAEILFGFVMRDYRRVAEVHFEAGYVPESKSVDAFAQALRAIGEPLFDREAHEISMARLLGQLFEVTDQFDMETRPELIMLQKTMVVVEGVARDLDPQFNMWVTSEPVLRQWLESKVGPEGRLQDAVKGAERMGRLMSDLPDLLETAERAARSIAGPDGTGAVEGLKLHPDTARAIADAQAKQERPNRIALWVGAAALVVIAVTTLL; encoded by the coding sequence ATGATCCGCCATGTGCGCAATTTTGGTCGGCTCGTCCGCACAGCCTGGGTGCTGTCGCGCTATGACGCGCTGTTTGCCCTTGATGCAGGCGAGCCTCCGGCCCCCGTCAAGGCCGCGCGCAGCATTGCAAAGCTGAGGCAGAAGTTTGGTAGCAGCAGCGCCAAGGGGTCGGAAGGGGACCGGCTTGCCGCTGCCCTGACAGAGCTTGGCCCCAGCTACATCAAGCTTGGCCAGTTTCTGGCGACCCGGCCTGATGTGATTGATCCAGCCCTCGCGCGTGACCTCGCAAAACTTCAGGACCGTCTGCCGCCCTTTGAGACTGCCACTGCCCGACAGATCATTGCGGACGAGTTCGACACACCTGCGGACACGATTTTTCAGAATATGGGTGACGCGGTGGCGGCCGCGTCCATTGCCCAGGTGCACAAGGCCACTGTGCCCGCTGCGGACGGTGGGACCCAACCGGTGGCTGTGAAGGTTCTGCGCCCGGACGTCGAAAAGCGGTTTGCGGCTGATCTGGAGGCCTTCTTCTGGGCGGCGCGTCTTATTGACCGGATGGTGCCGTCGGCGCGGCGCCTGAAACCGGTTGATGTGGTGCAGACACTTGCAGACTCTGTGGCGCTTGAAATGGATTTGCGTCTTGAAGCAGCCGCCATGTCAGAGATGGAAGAGCGCACACGCGGCGACGCCGGGTTCCGCACACCGTCCATTGACTGGGAACGCACCTCAAAAAGGGTAATGACCCTTGAGTGGATCGACGGCATCCCCATTGCCGACATCAAGGCCCTTGAAGCCGCCGGCCTCGACCTCAAGGAAGTGGCTGCAAACGTCATCAACAGCTTTTTGACGCATGCAGTGCGCGAGGGTTATTTCCACGCTGACATGCATCCCGGCAATCTGTTCGTGGAAGCGGACGGCACACCGGCGGGCACGTTGGTGGCTGTCGATTACGGTATCATGGGACGCCTCAGTGCCAAGGAAAGCCGTTTCCTGGCGGAGATCCTCTTTGGCTTTGTGATGCGGGACTATCGTCGCGTCGCGGAAGTGCATTTTGAGGCAGGCTATGTGCCTGAAAGCAAATCCGTGGATGCGTTCGCACAGGCCTTGCGTGCCATCGGCGAACCTCTGTTTGACCGCGAGGCGCACGAAATCTCCATGGCACGCCTGCTGGGTCAGCTTTTTGAGGTCACAGACCAGTTCGACATGGAGACGCGGCCTGAACTCATCATGCTGCAAAAGACCATGGTGGTGGTGGAAGGCGTGGCCCGCGACCTCGACCCGCAATTCAACATGTGGGTGACATCCGAGCCGGTGCTGCGGCAATGGCTGGAAAGCAAAGTCGGCCCGGAAGGCCGGCTACAGGATGCCGTCAAAGGTGCTGAGCGCATGGGCCGCCTGATGAGCGACCTGCCGGACCTACTGGAAACAGCAGAACGTGCCGCCCGCAGCATTGCCGGACCGGACGGCACAGGAGCCGTTGAGGGCCTCAAACTGCACCCGGACACTGCGCGGGCCATCGCAGACGCGCAGGCCAAGCAGGAACGTCCCAATCGCATTGCACTGTGGGTCGGGGCAGCCGCGTTGGTGGTGATTGCGGTCACAACGCTGCTCTAG
- the moeB gene encoding molybdopterin-synthase adenylyltransferase MoeB gives MALTGDQLERYARHILLKEIGGPGQQALLKARVLIIGAGGLGSPAALYLAAAGVGTIGLVDDDIVSLSNLQRQIAHTTEAIGEAKTSSAARTINALNPDTVIVPHTERLTDANASALVAGYDLVLDGCDNFETRFLVDAACQSAHVPLVSGAVGRFDGQLAVFRAWETLADGSPSPSYRDLVPDLPPPGSVPTCEEAGVVGALTGVIGSMMAMEAIKEITGAGTSLAGSLLLYDALDTRVRRVKLRRDPENNS, from the coding sequence GTGGCTCTGACCGGCGATCAACTTGAGCGCTATGCGCGACATATTCTGCTCAAGGAGATCGGCGGGCCGGGCCAGCAGGCACTTCTCAAAGCACGTGTGCTGATCATCGGTGCCGGCGGGCTTGGCTCGCCGGCAGCGCTCTACCTCGCAGCGGCCGGCGTCGGCACCATAGGGTTGGTGGATGACGACATCGTCTCTTTGTCCAATCTGCAGCGGCAGATCGCGCACACAACTGAGGCCATTGGCGAAGCCAAGACATCCAGCGCTGCCCGCACCATCAACGCCCTGAATCCGGACACGGTCATCGTTCCGCATACGGAGCGGCTCACCGACGCAAATGCCTCGGCACTCGTGGCAGGTTATGACCTTGTTCTTGATGGCTGCGACAATTTTGAAACCCGTTTTCTTGTGGACGCTGCCTGCCAGTCAGCCCACGTGCCGCTTGTTTCAGGAGCGGTCGGTCGGTTTGACGGGCAACTTGCAGTGTTTCGGGCCTGGGAAACACTGGCAGATGGTTCGCCCTCCCCCAGTTATCGTGACCTGGTCCCAGACCTGCCGCCGCCTGGAAGCGTTCCCACCTGCGAAGAGGCTGGTGTCGTCGGCGCGCTCACGGGCGTCATCGGCTCGATGATGGCAATGGAGGCCATCAAGGAGATAACCGGTGCAGGGACAAGTCTGGCAGGAAGCCTGCTTTTGTATGATGCGCTGGACACACGGGTGCGGCGGGTGAAGCTGCGGCGGGACCCTGAGAACAACTCGTGA
- the cysK gene encoding cysteine synthase A, with protein MTDKPGRGRIYDCITQTIGDTPLVRLKRMNKNGKADVLLKLEFFNPLSSVKDRIGVAMIEALEAQGKINENTVLIEPTSGNTGIALAFVAAAKGYKLILVMPESMSMERRKMLALLGAELELTEAAKGMKGAVARAEEMLQSTPNAVMPQQFDNPANPEIHRQTTAEEIWNDTDGKVDVVISGIGTAGTFTGVGSVLKAKKPGMKMIAIEPEDSPILSGGQPGPHKIQGIGAGFVPGNLDKDLIDEVITIGNETAFETSRQAAREEGIAGGISSGAAIAAALEVSERDDMAGKTIVAIIPSFAERYLSTALFDGI; from the coding sequence ATGACCGACAAGCCAGGCCGCGGCCGCATTTACGACTGCATCACGCAGACCATTGGTGACACCCCGCTGGTGCGCCTCAAGCGCATGAACAAGAACGGCAAAGCCGACGTGCTGTTGAAGCTCGAATTCTTCAACCCGCTGTCCAGCGTCAAGGACCGCATCGGCGTTGCGATGATTGAAGCGCTGGAAGCGCAGGGCAAGATCAACGAGAACACGGTTCTGATTGAGCCCACTTCCGGCAACACCGGCATTGCGCTGGCTTTCGTGGCTGCTGCGAAAGGCTACAAGCTCATTCTGGTCATGCCGGAAAGCATGTCCATGGAGCGCCGCAAGATGCTGGCGCTGCTTGGCGCCGAGCTTGAGCTGACAGAAGCTGCCAAGGGCATGAAGGGCGCGGTTGCCCGCGCTGAAGAGATGCTTCAGTCCACGCCGAACGCCGTGATGCCACAGCAGTTCGACAATCCGGCCAACCCTGAAATCCATCGCCAGACCACGGCGGAAGAAATCTGGAATGACACTGACGGCAAGGTTGATGTGGTGATTTCCGGCATCGGCACGGCGGGTACGTTCACCGGCGTAGGCTCTGTGCTGAAGGCCAAGAAGCCAGGCATGAAGATGATCGCCATCGAGCCGGAAGATTCTCCCATCCTGTCTGGCGGCCAGCCGGGCCCCCACAAGATTCAGGGTATCGGCGCGGGCTTTGTGCCGGGTAATCTGGACAAGGATCTGATCGACGAAGTGATCACCATCGGCAACGAGACAGCCTTTGAAACATCTCGTCAGGCTGCCCGCGAAGAAGGCATTGCCGGCGGTATCTCATCGGGCGCGGCCATTGCTGCGGCGCTTGAAGTATCCGAGCGCGATGACATGGCGGGAAAGACGATCGTCGCAATCATCCCAAGCTTTGCCGAGCGGTACCTCTCCACCGCCCTCTTTGACGGTATCTAG